In Lotus japonicus ecotype B-129 chromosome 5, LjGifu_v1.2, one genomic interval encodes:
- the LOC130718441 gene encoding uncharacterized protein LOC130718441 gives MNFDLISTSVLQFWQVTHKLKRSFLSKSSISKFDWWFMVGILMVKGNDFSFSRNPAGINQGLHLNQVTTRKLILKISSARWIHIGDFTRLQKRGGERWIVLIDDEKR, from the exons ATGAACTTTGATCTTATTAGTACTTCAGTTTTGCAGTTTTGGCAAGTTACCCACAAATTAAAAAG ATCTTTTCTTTCTAAGAGTTCCATATCTAAGTTTGATTGGTGGTTCATGGTGGGGATCTTGATGGTTAAAGGAAAT GACTTCTCATTCTCAAGAAATCCAGCAGGGATCAATCAAGGACTACATTTGAACCAAGTTACAACAAGAAAGCTGATTTTGAAAATATCCTCTGCAAGATGGATACACATAGGAGACTTTACAAGACTACAAAAAAGAG GTGGAGAGAGATGGATCGTATTGATTGATGATGAAAAGAGATAA